A genomic window from Sporosarcina sp. Marseille-Q4063 includes:
- a CDS encoding L-threonine 3-dehydrogenase: protein MKKIIVTGALGQIGSELITKLRSEYGVDNVLATDIRHPNTGAAARGPFEILDVTDAKKMHTLANDFGADTMMHMAALLSAKAEENPMLAWNLNMGGLMNALEVSRELNLQFFTPSSIGAFGPSTPKKGTPQDTLQRPTTMYGVNKVAGELLCDYYFNKYGLDTRGVRFPGLISNVAKPGGGTTDYAVDIYYKALEEGKYTSYIAEGTYMDMMYMPDALQAIVDLLEADPAKLVHRNAFNVTAMSFEPSEIAASIKKQIPDFEIAYEVDPIRQAIADSWPDAIDPSTAIKEWGFKAAYNLDKMTIDMLEKLKIKLNK from the coding sequence TTGAAGAAAATAATTGTCACTGGAGCGCTTGGACAAATAGGTTCCGAGCTAATCACTAAGCTTCGATCAGAATACGGTGTGGATAATGTATTAGCTACCGATATTCGTCATCCAAATACTGGTGCAGCCGCCCGAGGCCCATTTGAAATCTTAGATGTCACAGATGCAAAAAAAATGCACACGCTCGCAAATGATTTCGGAGCAGACACCATGATGCATATGGCGGCTCTTTTATCTGCCAAAGCAGAAGAAAATCCGATGCTCGCATGGAATTTAAATATGGGCGGACTCATGAATGCGCTCGAAGTCTCCCGCGAATTAAATTTGCAGTTTTTCACACCAAGCTCAATCGGCGCATTCGGTCCATCAACTCCGAAAAAAGGAACCCCTCAAGACACCTTACAACGCCCAACAACAATGTACGGAGTCAATAAAGTAGCGGGCGAGTTGCTATGTGATTATTATTTCAATAAATACGGACTTGATACTCGAGGTGTCAGATTCCCAGGACTAATTTCCAACGTAGCCAAACCGGGCGGGGGAACGACAGACTATGCGGTCGATATTTATTATAAAGCGCTAGAAGAAGGAAAATATACATCATACATCGCAGAAGGAACGTATATGGACATGATGTACATGCCCGACGCGCTTCAAGCAATCGTTGATTTACTGGAAGCAGACCCAGCGAAACTCGTTCACCGCAACGCATTTAATGTCACAGCGATGAGTTTTGAACCATCTGAAATCGCAGCATCCATCAAAAAACAAATACCAGATTTCGAAATAGCGTATGAAGTCGATCCAATCCGCCAAGCAATCGCAGACAGCTGGCCAGACGCCATCGACCCATCCACCGCAATCAAAGAATGGGGCTTCAAAGCAGCATATAACCTGGATAAAATGACAATCGACATGTTAGAGAAATTAAAAATAAAACTAAACAAATAA
- the ybaK gene encoding Cys-tRNA(Pro) deacylase, producing MAKPNKAAKTNAVRILDGENIDYELMEYDVSDGQVDGVSVAQKTDQAVETVYKTLVTKAGEKELFVFLLPVALELDLKKAAKAAGVKKLEMLPLKDLTKETGYIRGGCSAIGMKRKYPTFIDANALALDKIIVSAGRPGVQMKLSPEDLREVSEAIFIDIVKTQ from the coding sequence ATGGCGAAACCAAATAAAGCAGCGAAAACGAATGCTGTCCGAATTTTAGATGGTGAAAATATCGATTACGAGTTAATGGAATATGATGTGAGTGATGGCCAAGTAGACGGGGTTTCCGTCGCACAAAAAACAGACCAAGCAGTAGAAACCGTGTATAAAACACTTGTAACCAAAGCAGGCGAAAAAGAACTGTTTGTGTTTCTATTGCCAGTCGCACTCGAACTCGATTTAAAGAAAGCGGCAAAAGCGGCTGGTGTTAAGAAATTGGAAATGCTTCCTTTAAAAGATTTAACGAAAGAAACTGGATATATCCGCGGAGGCTGTTCAGCAATCGGCATGAAAAGAAAATATCCGACATTTATTGATGCGAATGCATTGGCACTAGACAAAATAATTGTAAGCGCTGGTCGGCCAGGCGTGCAGATGAAACTATCGCCGGAAGATCTCAGAGAAGTATCGGAAGCTATATTTATTGATATTGTGAAAACTCAGTAG
- a CDS encoding DNA topoisomerase III, producing MSKSLVLAEKPSVARDIARVLGCNKKGNGFLEGTKYIVTWALGHLVTHADPEGYGNEFKEWKLEHLPIIPDPFKLVPIRQTTRQFNAVKSQLRRNDVSDVIIATDAGREGELVARWILEQTKCRKPVKRLWISSVTDKAIKDGFNNLKPGRAYENLYEAAVARAEADWVVGINATRALTVKHNAQLSTGRVQTPTLGMIAEREKQINEFKPKAYYGMQAITEKATFTWRDNAGQTRSFDKESIEKRLEKLDGIHFGKIKDVKTSPKSQPAPHLFDLTELQKEAHKRWSWSAKETLSTLQNLYEHHKAVTYPRTDSKHLTSDMENTLKERIKAVDFGPFRKTTNTLLRSGTIKPQRGVIDDKRVSDHHAIIPTEETPIYQKLSDREQRLYELIVNRFLAVFFGPFRYDQVTAELVVGNETFNARGRTVTDEGWKKVYASDDDAVETLPSFKKGEEVKVRAVTMTEGKTTPPARFNEGTLLAAMENPTQFMQGESKDLIKTIGESGGLGTVATRADVIERLFKSFVIEKKGNDIFTTSKGRQLLELVPEDLKSPALTAEWEQGLTKIANGKMKKADFMKDMIAFSKQAVTEIKTDDKKFRHDNVTGRTCPDCGKLLLEVNGKRGKMHVCQDRECGYRRSISRQTNARCPVCKKRLELRGEGDGQIFVCSCGHREKLSAFEKRRKESGNRANKRDVQKYMKKQEEPENTAMAEALKKLFDK from the coding sequence ATGTCCAAATCACTTGTATTAGCCGAAAAGCCCTCTGTTGCGCGTGATATTGCGCGAGTGCTAGGCTGTAATAAAAAAGGAAACGGATTTTTAGAAGGAACAAAATATATCGTCACATGGGCGCTTGGCCACTTGGTGACGCATGCCGATCCAGAAGGGTATGGCAATGAATTTAAAGAATGGAAACTTGAACATCTGCCGATTATTCCAGACCCGTTCAAACTCGTTCCGATTCGTCAAACAACGCGGCAGTTCAATGCGGTCAAAAGCCAGTTACGTAGAAATGACGTGTCAGATGTCATTATCGCGACGGATGCAGGGCGTGAAGGTGAACTTGTCGCACGTTGGATTTTAGAACAAACGAAATGCAGAAAACCTGTCAAACGCTTATGGATTTCATCCGTGACAGACAAAGCGATTAAAGACGGGTTCAACAATTTGAAACCAGGTCGCGCTTATGAAAATCTTTACGAAGCAGCGGTTGCACGTGCGGAAGCGGATTGGGTTGTTGGCATTAACGCGACGCGAGCGCTAACCGTAAAACATAATGCACAACTATCAACGGGCCGCGTTCAAACACCAACACTTGGAATGATTGCGGAACGTGAAAAACAAATCAACGAATTTAAACCGAAAGCCTATTACGGCATGCAAGCAATTACCGAAAAAGCGACATTTACTTGGCGCGACAACGCCGGTCAAACGCGGTCATTCGATAAAGAAAGCATTGAAAAACGACTCGAAAAATTAGACGGGATTCATTTCGGGAAAATTAAAGACGTCAAGACGTCACCGAAATCACAGCCGGCACCTCATTTATTTGACTTGACGGAGCTTCAAAAAGAAGCGCATAAACGTTGGTCTTGGTCGGCAAAAGAAACGCTATCCACACTCCAGAATTTATATGAACATCATAAAGCCGTGACATATCCACGTACGGATTCAAAACATTTAACGTCAGATATGGAGAATACGTTGAAAGAGCGTATTAAAGCGGTCGATTTTGGTCCATTCCGAAAAACGACGAATACACTTCTTCGTTCAGGTACGATTAAACCGCAAAGAGGCGTGATTGATGATAAACGTGTTTCAGATCACCACGCGATTATACCGACAGAGGAAACCCCAATTTATCAAAAGCTATCAGATCGTGAACAACGACTTTATGAATTAATCGTCAACCGGTTTCTAGCTGTTTTCTTTGGTCCATTCCGCTATGACCAAGTAACAGCTGAGCTTGTCGTTGGGAATGAAACATTCAATGCTAGAGGTCGCACGGTTACGGATGAAGGCTGGAAAAAAGTATACGCGTCAGACGATGATGCTGTTGAAACGCTTCCTTCATTCAAAAAAGGCGAAGAAGTAAAAGTTCGAGCGGTGACCATGACAGAGGGTAAAACAACACCTCCTGCTCGGTTCAATGAAGGAACACTTCTTGCGGCAATGGAAAATCCGACACAGTTTATGCAAGGTGAATCGAAAGATTTAATCAAGACGATCGGTGAATCGGGCGGACTAGGAACAGTTGCGACGCGCGCTGATGTGATTGAAAGATTGTTCAAGTCATTCGTGATCGAGAAAAAAGGAAATGACATTTTCACGACGTCAAAAGGACGCCAGCTTCTTGAATTAGTACCTGAAGATTTGAAATCGCCGGCGCTCACAGCAGAGTGGGAGCAAGGCCTGACGAAAATCGCCAACGGGAAAATGAAGAAAGCGGACTTCATGAAAGATATGATCGCCTTTTCAAAGCAAGCCGTCACTGAAATCAAAACAGACGATAAAAAGTTCAGGCACGATAATGTCACGGGAAGAACATGTCCGGATTGCGGTAAACTTCTTCTCGAAGTGAACGGAAAACGCGGGAAAATGCATGTTTGTCAAGACCGTGAATGTGGTTATCGTCGAAGCATCTCCAGGCAGACCAATGCAAGATGCCCAGTTTGTAAAAAACGATTGGAACTACGCGGTGAAGGCGATGGTCAAATTTTCGTTTGTTCATGCGGACACCGAGAAAAACTATCAGCATTTGAAAAACGCCGAAAAGAATCAGGTAATCGCGCGAATAAACGGGATGTCCAAAAGTATATGAAAAAGCAAGAAGAACCAGAAAACACCGCAATGGCGGAAGCATTGAAAAAACTATTCGATAAATAA
- a CDS encoding PseG/SpsG family protein, with protein sequence MIPIDKLPQMMLAFYIQDTEGKGTYPIRRAKVIAESLPDTIEIIFILKKGSHPAPEGFKTITFKNSSELLGILEKTRPNLLVRDSGSTTQEEVDKIRKIVPSIIHFDDFGGGGELADMVIQTLYTESNDKPHEHYVVGPETFIADEQVSSFKHIGLGKAATRPLPHLVITFGDEDLGNLTYRALRHMLQLQIPLKVTLLLGENYKHDKTELRIMALGRRNTFIKEQPASLAEFLSTADVILCASGYMPYEIAVMGIPCIVLAQNEFETALDFPKEKHGFVHLGPGRKIKQSSLLNAIMEPLLHEPLRRKAIERQVALNLGEGKEMVCEAILYYLEYPKRGTLNETGKSTSDMI encoded by the coding sequence ATGATTCCAATAGACAAACTACCGCAAATGATGTTGGCATTTTACATTCAGGACACGGAAGGAAAAGGGACATACCCTATTCGACGGGCAAAAGTGATAGCCGAGTCATTACCAGATACAATCGAAATTATATTTATTCTTAAAAAAGGATCTCACCCTGCCCCTGAAGGATTTAAAACAATCACATTTAAAAATAGTTCAGAGTTGTTGGGCATTCTCGAGAAAACAAGACCGAATTTGCTTGTTCGAGATAGCGGATCCACCACACAAGAAGAAGTCGATAAGATTCGTAAAATCGTTCCTTCGATTATTCATTTTGACGACTTCGGAGGTGGCGGCGAGTTGGCCGACATGGTGATTCAAACGCTTTACACGGAAAGTAATGATAAGCCGCATGAGCATTACGTAGTCGGACCGGAAACTTTTATCGCAGATGAACAAGTGTCTTCATTTAAACATATCGGTTTGGGAAAAGCAGCCACTCGCCCACTTCCGCATTTAGTAATAACTTTTGGTGATGAAGATTTAGGAAACTTGACGTACCGTGCACTTCGTCATATGTTACAGCTACAAATTCCACTTAAAGTAACTTTACTTTTAGGTGAAAATTATAAGCACGATAAAACCGAGCTGCGAATCATGGCATTGGGAAGACGGAATACGTTTATCAAAGAACAGCCTGCCTCATTAGCTGAATTTTTATCTACTGCGGATGTTATTCTTTGTGCGTCGGGTTACATGCCTTATGAAATCGCAGTTATGGGCATTCCTTGTATCGTTTTGGCGCAAAATGAATTTGAAACTGCTTTAGATTTCCCGAAGGAAAAACATGGTTTTGTTCATCTTGGTCCTGGACGGAAAATAAAACAGTCGAGTTTATTAAATGCAATCATGGAACCGCTTCTACATGAGCCGCTTAGGCGTAAAGCGATTGAGCGTCAAGTTGCTCTTAATCTAGGAGAAGGTAAAGAGATGGTATGTGAGGCGATTCTCTATTATCTTGAGTATCCGAAGCGAGGAACTCTGAACGAGACGGGAAAAAGCACTTCCGATATGATATAG
- a CDS encoding glycine C-acetyltransferase — MSKILDAFLTENLEELRDAGLYNEIDPVEGPNGATIKIDGKELINLSSNNYLGLATDEDLKKLAKDAVDKYGVGAGAVRSINGTLDIHIELEKKLAEFKGTEAAISYQSGFNCNMAAISAVMNKNDAILSDELNHASIIDGCRLSGAKIIRVNHQDMDDLRAKAKEATESGLYEKVMYITDGVFSMDGNIADLPSIVEIAKEFDLITYVDDAHGSGVTGKGKGTVKHFGLEKEIDMQMGTLSKAVGVVGGYVAGKQNLIDWLKVRSRPFLFSTAVTPADVAATIGALQQIIDSTELHDKLWENGAYLKAGLKKLGFDIGASETPITPCIIGEEKLSQEFSRRLMEEGVYAKSIVFPTVARGKGRVRNMPTAAHTKEMLDEALAIYEKVGKELNII; from the coding sequence TTGTCTAAAATTTTAGATGCATTTTTAACAGAAAACTTAGAAGAACTTCGCGACGCAGGATTATACAATGAAATCGATCCTGTTGAAGGACCAAATGGCGCAACAATCAAAATTGATGGAAAAGAGTTAATCAACCTATCCTCAAATAACTATCTTGGACTTGCAACAGACGAAGATTTGAAAAAACTTGCGAAAGACGCAGTCGATAAATACGGTGTGGGCGCAGGAGCTGTTCGTTCAATCAACGGAACCCTCGATATCCATATCGAACTCGAAAAGAAACTGGCTGAATTTAAAGGAACAGAAGCAGCAATTTCTTATCAATCAGGATTTAACTGTAATATGGCGGCAATTTCAGCAGTTATGAATAAAAACGACGCCATTTTATCCGACGAATTAAACCACGCATCAATCATTGACGGATGTCGTCTGTCCGGTGCGAAAATTATTCGCGTGAATCACCAAGACATGGACGATTTACGTGCGAAAGCGAAGGAAGCGACTGAATCGGGTTTATATGAAAAAGTCATGTACATTACAGACGGCGTATTCTCCATGGACGGTAATATCGCTGACCTTCCATCAATCGTGGAAATCGCGAAAGAGTTCGATCTCATCACGTACGTTGACGATGCGCACGGATCAGGCGTAACGGGTAAAGGAAAAGGAACAGTAAAACATTTCGGTCTCGAAAAAGAAATCGACATGCAAATGGGCACGCTATCGAAAGCAGTCGGCGTTGTCGGCGGATATGTCGCGGGCAAACAAAACTTGATCGATTGGTTAAAAGTTCGCTCACGTCCATTCCTATTCTCAACAGCTGTAACACCAGCTGACGTTGCAGCGACAATCGGCGCATTGCAACAAATTATTGATTCGACAGAACTTCACGATAAACTATGGGAAAACGGGGCCTACTTAAAAGCAGGTCTTAAAAAACTAGGCTTTGATATCGGTGCATCTGAAACGCCGATCACGCCATGTATTATCGGAGAAGAAAAGCTTTCACAAGAATTTTCGAGACGTTTAATGGAAGAAGGCGTTTACGCTAAATCCATCGTCTTCCCGACAGTAGCAAGAGGAAAAGGTCGTGTCCGAAACATGCCAACAGCAGCGCATACGAAAGAAATGCTAGACGAGGCATTGGCCATTTATGAAAAAGTCGGTAAAGAACTAAACATAATTTAA
- a CDS encoding RNA polymerase sigma factor codes for MSSEKWFDDYFGSVYSYILLQVKDPHTAEDLTQETFLKVVRNEHQFKGQSSIKTWIFRIAYTTTMSYFRKKNPLSYFIDLNLLRDDTSPEKIALLNSQQKQFYEALRELKSSYQQVIILRRIEGFSTKETSSILNWSEGKVKMSLSRALAAFKKELEKGGFTNESLI; via the coding sequence ATGTCGAGTGAGAAGTGGTTTGATGACTATTTTGGTTCCGTTTACAGTTACATCCTGTTACAAGTCAAAGATCCACATACTGCCGAGGATTTAACACAAGAGACATTTTTGAAGGTTGTTCGGAATGAGCACCAATTCAAAGGACAGTCTTCTATAAAGACATGGATTTTTAGGATTGCGTATACGACAACGATGAGTTATTTCAGAAAGAAAAATCCTTTATCGTATTTTATCGATTTAAATTTGCTCAGAGACGATACATCTCCAGAGAAAATTGCGCTTCTTAATTCGCAGCAAAAACAATTTTATGAGGCGCTTCGTGAATTAAAGTCTAGCTACCAGCAAGTGATTATATTGCGAAGGATAGAGGGCTTTTCCACAAAAGAAACATCATCCATTTTGAATTGGTCGGAAGGGAAAGTAAAAATGAGTCTGTCTCGGGCACTTGCCGCATTTAAAAAGGAATTGGAGAAAGGAGGATTTACAAATGAATCACTTATCTGA
- a CDS encoding sodium:proton antiporter: MFDSLLFDLMLVVLIGILSQWAAWRFRMPAIVVMSVAGLLVGPIFGWINPQESMGNLFSPIITFAVALILFEGSLNLDFKEIRGFNKPVLRIITVGAFIAWIAGSLAAYYVAGLSLSVAFIIGGLFIVTGPTVILPLLRQAKLKPRPAAILKWEGIVVDPFGALLAVFAFEFIRFVDGEVTLNSFLLFFAASIFAVLLGWGVAHILGVAFERGRVPEFLKSPVLFAVVIFTFVFSDEIMPQTGLLAVTAMGMTMANMHLTSIREIRHFKENISVLLISGIFVMLTASLNPKVLIEIFNSNIILYVLAMLFIVRPMSIWISTIGTDLTVKEKLLVGWIAPRGIVALTVSGYFATILFDYGYPDAERLTALTFALVFSTVVLHGFTIGPLAKKLNLTTTEESGILIVGGSRFAAEFAKSVKETGNEVLIIDRTWAGLTHARKLGLNSFVGDILSRKLDYELDLTPYRFMLAMSKIDTYNAHVCEDFEPELGADHLYQTAFHFNHENMSSAVSGGETLFTPAISIYELEDRINTGHVIRKTLITKQYSYTQYLRERDDKSILLYILRADGAIEFYTPDDELQAQAGDTVMSLTSPAKTIEKVKERLDVENGESQIPIEKIEEFFTK, encoded by the coding sequence TTGTTTGATTCATTATTGTTTGACTTAATGCTCGTCGTTCTGATCGGGATATTGTCGCAATGGGCAGCGTGGAGATTTCGAATGCCTGCAATTGTTGTTATGTCTGTGGCGGGACTTCTAGTCGGTCCGATTTTCGGTTGGATTAATCCACAGGAAAGTATGGGGAATCTATTCAGTCCGATTATTACATTTGCGGTAGCGCTCATTTTATTCGAAGGAAGTTTAAACCTCGATTTCAAGGAAATTAGAGGATTCAATAAACCGGTGCTAAGAATCATCACAGTCGGCGCATTTATCGCTTGGATTGCCGGTTCATTAGCAGCCTATTATGTAGCAGGCTTATCTTTATCAGTTGCATTTATTATCGGGGGCCTATTCATCGTTACCGGCCCGACGGTTATTTTACCGCTTTTAAGGCAAGCAAAACTGAAACCGCGTCCTGCTGCGATTTTGAAGTGGGAAGGGATCGTTGTCGACCCGTTCGGTGCGCTTCTCGCCGTTTTTGCTTTTGAATTTATTCGATTCGTGGACGGAGAAGTGACATTAAACTCATTTCTATTGTTCTTTGCAGCATCCATTTTTGCAGTTCTCTTAGGATGGGGAGTTGCTCATATTCTTGGGGTCGCCTTTGAACGTGGAAGGGTTCCGGAGTTTTTAAAATCGCCTGTGTTATTCGCGGTCGTTATTTTCACTTTCGTATTTTCGGATGAAATTATGCCGCAAACTGGTCTGCTTGCAGTAACGGCAATGGGTATGACGATGGCGAATATGCATTTAACGTCAATCCGGGAAATCCGTCATTTCAAAGAGAATATTTCCGTGCTCTTGATTTCAGGAATTTTCGTCATGTTAACAGCATCGTTAAATCCAAAAGTGCTCATCGAAATTTTTAACTCGAATATTATTCTTTATGTTCTTGCCATGTTATTTATCGTTCGTCCAATGTCCATTTGGATTTCGACAATTGGCACAGACTTGACTGTGAAAGAAAAGCTGCTTGTCGGATGGATTGCACCACGCGGCATTGTAGCACTGACCGTATCTGGTTATTTTGCTACGATATTATTTGATTACGGGTATCCCGATGCAGAGCGACTGACGGCGTTAACATTCGCACTCGTTTTTTCGACAGTGGTTCTTCACGGGTTTACAATTGGACCACTCGCGAAAAAGTTGAATTTAACAACGACCGAAGAATCAGGAATTCTTATTGTCGGAGGAAGTCGTTTTGCAGCTGAATTTGCAAAATCGGTGAAAGAAACAGGCAATGAAGTACTCATCATCGATCGAACATGGGCAGGGTTAACACATGCCCGAAAACTAGGGTTGAACAGCTTCGTTGGCGATATTCTCTCGCGGAAACTTGATTATGAACTAGATTTGACGCCGTATCGATTCATGTTGGCGATGTCGAAAATCGATACGTACAACGCACATGTCTGTGAAGATTTTGAACCGGAACTTGGCGCCGATCATTTGTACCAAACGGCATTTCATTTCAATCATGAAAATATGTCATCGGCAGTTTCAGGCGGGGAGACGCTCTTTACGCCGGCTATTTCTATATACGAGCTTGAAGATCGCATCAACACGGGCCATGTCATCCGAAAAACATTAATCACAAAACAATACAGTTACACCCAATATTTACGCGAACGCGATGATAAATCAATTCTGCTTTACATCTTGCGTGCAGATGGAGCAATCGAATTCTACACGCCAGATGACGAATTGCAAGCACAAGCGGGGGACACAGTTATGTCATTAACATCACCTGCAAAAACAATCGAGAAAGTAAAAGAAAGACTCGATGTGGAAAACGGCGAGTCACAAATCCCGATTGAAAAAATTGAAGAATTTTTTACTAAATAA
- a CDS encoding DMT family transporter encodes MRPVLYLLFLSVLWGSSFLWTKELLDYFEPMTIVFLRCLFGVAALLPFLLRPKNRIDLKIVTPKFLLVVALAGAIPWNFMGFALQGIDSGLSGILNATTPLLAVVFSVFLLKVKPLRNQVFSLIIGFIAVVTLLAFSGQAIGAEFSLFHALLMFGTTSCYALNSLYVNKFYSHVPALQLCFWTLMIAVVINGPISLFIEPAAILQLGSPAVFLPLLVLGSLSSGLGYVIFYVIVSISGPILAVMVTFIVPFVSIALGVLFLDEPLHIGIAIGLPLMIVSLVLMNLHSIKFRKVREAPVD; translated from the coding sequence ATGAGGCCAGTGCTATATTTATTATTTCTTAGTGTGTTATGGGGATCTTCTTTTTTATGGACGAAAGAGCTTCTCGACTATTTTGAACCGATGACGATTGTTTTTCTACGTTGTTTATTTGGAGTCGCGGCGTTACTTCCTTTTTTATTGCGACCGAAAAATCGGATTGACTTAAAGATAGTGACGCCCAAGTTTTTACTCGTAGTCGCTTTGGCAGGGGCGATTCCATGGAATTTCATGGGGTTCGCGCTTCAAGGTATCGATTCGGGTTTGAGCGGAATATTGAATGCGACGACTCCGTTATTAGCTGTCGTGTTTTCCGTTTTCTTGCTGAAAGTTAAGCCGCTTCGAAACCAAGTGTTTAGTTTGATTATCGGATTTATTGCGGTTGTTACGTTGCTTGCTTTTTCTGGACAGGCAATCGGCGCTGAATTTTCATTGTTTCATGCATTATTGATGTTTGGGACTACTTCGTGTTATGCACTTAATTCTCTGTATGTAAATAAGTTTTATTCTCATGTTCCGGCGCTTCAGTTATGCTTTTGGACGCTTATGATTGCTGTTGTTATTAATGGACCGATTAGTTTGTTCATCGAACCGGCAGCTATTTTACAACTTGGATCGCCGGCTGTTTTCTTACCACTTTTGGTGCTAGGAAGTTTAAGTTCAGGACTCGGCTATGTGATTTTTTATGTGATTGTCTCGATAAGTGGACCGATTCTTGCTGTCATGGTGACGTTCATCGTTCCATTCGTCTCGATTGCGCTAGGCGTTTTATTTTTAGATGAGCCGCTTCATATCGGGATTGCTATTGGTTTGCCGTTGATGATTGTTAGTTTGGTGTTGATGAATCTGCATTCGATTAAGTTTAGGAAGGTTCGTGAGGCGCCGGTTGATTGA
- a CDS encoding YitT family protein, whose protein sequence is MRKILFWRWAFYLFGMLVMALGITMTIKGHRLGIGPWDVLHVGLFNKFGLTIGTWSILLGLTIVTTTAIIRKEFPQIGTWLNMLLIGLFIDMFNWMIPEIETLAAQTVIFLFGVVVMSYGAGIYVSPNIGAGPRDSLMLVIVDKFGTSLKKARTIIEILAALAGWILGGPVGIGTVIVAIVIGQIVQYSLPQSRALLLKIIGETDVKVLL, encoded by the coding sequence ATGAGAAAGATATTATTTTGGAGATGGGCATTCTATCTATTCGGCATGCTAGTCATGGCGCTCGGCATCACCATGACGATAAAAGGGCATCGTCTCGGAATCGGACCATGGGACGTACTGCATGTCGGTTTATTTAATAAGTTTGGACTAACAATTGGTACATGGAGCATACTTTTGGGGCTTACGATCGTGACAACAACAGCGATTATTCGAAAAGAGTTTCCCCAAATCGGCACCTGGCTCAATATGCTTTTAATCGGGTTATTTATCGACATGTTCAATTGGATGATCCCAGAAATTGAAACACTCGCCGCGCAAACGGTCATCTTTCTGTTCGGCGTTGTCGTAATGAGCTACGGCGCCGGCATTTACGTGTCGCCCAATATCGGAGCAGGTCCGCGAGATAGCCTCATGCTTGTCATCGTCGATAAATTCGGAACAAGCCTCAAAAAAGCACGAACCATCATCGAAATACTCGCCGCTTTAGCAGGCTGGATCCTCGGCGGTCCAGTCGGAATCGGAACTGTCATTGTTGCCATCGTTATTGGCCAAATCGTCCAGTATTCACTACCGCAAAGTCGAGCACTCTTGTTGAAAATTATTGGTGAAACAGATGTGAAAGTTTTATTGTAA